A stretch of the Elusimicrobiota bacterium genome encodes the following:
- a CDS encoding prepilin peptidase, whose amino-acid sequence MTRLMLAIFTFIIGTFFGSFANVVIRRLPYGKSIVKPASHCPKCLIPIRWKDNLPVISFLILGGRCRNCKTKIAIEYPSVELLTGLLFLFGYLNFCISFNLLIFLILSIYLIIISFIDLHLRIIPDILSVSLLIFGLLSSFVNPIVKNNFFCSIGGAILGAGILWLVAIIGARIYKKEVMGGGDVKLLAAGGSFLGVQNVFVALLIACFIGGLTGLLLMLIGIKKRTDFIPFGPFISIALLIIFFLRPQNVF is encoded by the coding sequence ATGACACGATTGATGTTAGCAATTTTTACATTTATCATTGGCACTTTTTTCGGCTCGTTTGCGAATGTAGTAATCAGACGGCTGCCTTACGGCAAATCAATTGTAAAACCTGCCTCGCACTGCCCGAAATGTCTTATTCCTATAAGATGGAAAGACAACCTGCCAGTAATCAGTTTCTTGATTTTAGGTGGAAGATGCAGAAACTGTAAAACAAAAATTGCAATTGAATATCCGTCTGTTGAACTTCTGACGGGTCTGTTATTTCTTTTCGGTTATCTGAATTTCTGTATTTCGTTTAATCTTTTAATTTTTCTAATTCTTTCAATTTATTTAATTATTATCTCGTTTATTGACTTGCATTTAAGAATTATTCCTGATATTTTATCTGTCTCGCTTTTGATTTTTGGACTTCTTTCAAGTTTTGTAAATCCGATTGTAAAAAACAATTTTTTTTGTTCTATTGGTGGTGCGATTTTAGGTGCTGGAATTCTCTGGCTTGTTGCAATTATTGGCGCCAGAATCTATAAGAAAGAAGTTATGGGCGGTGGTGATGTAAAACTGCTGGCAGCAGGTGGCAGTTTTTTAGGTGTTCAAAATGTCTTTGTTGCACTGCTAATCGCCTGTTTTATCGGCGGATTGACAGGTTTATTGCTGATGTTAATCGGCATAAAAAAAAGAACCGATTTCATTCCATTCGGACCTTTCATATCAATCGCATTGTTGATTATATTCTTTTTGAGACCACAAAATGTTTTCTAA
- a CDS encoding type II secretion system protein, with protein MKKLNREPFGFTLVELMVVIAIVGTLAAIAVPRFADLMRKAREGSTKGNLGVLRSCIRIYYARNEGEFPSNLAGLTTQYIEELPLTRIGAYGHPDKTDEMTATNDIDADTGGGWVYPDSSSSDFGKVWVNCTHKDTKQEIISTW; from the coding sequence ATGAAAAAACTCAATCGTGAGCCTTTCGGCTTCACATTGGTTGAACTGATGGTTGTTATTGCAATTGTTGGAACACTCGCTGCTATAGCGGTTCCGCGGTTTGCAGACCTTATGCGAAAAGCAAGAGAAGGCTCTACAAAAGGCAATCTCGGTGTGCTGCGGTCCTGTATCAGAATATATTATGCCAGGAACGAAGGTGAGTTTCCATCAAACCTGGCAGGGCTTACTACACAGTATATTGAAGAACTGCCGCTGACCAGAATCGGCGCCTACGGTCATCCTGATAAAACAGATGAAATGACCGCTACTAACGATATTGATGCTGATACAGGCGGTGGATGGGTTTATCCGGATAGTTCGTCATCTGATTTTGGCAAAGTTTGGGTCAATTGCACACATAAAGATACAAAACAAGAAATAATAAGCACTTGGTAA